In the genome of Capra hircus breed San Clemente chromosome 5, ASM170441v1, whole genome shotgun sequence, one region contains:
- the MB gene encoding myoglobin: protein MGLSDGEWQLVLNAWGKVEADVAGHGQEVLIRLFTGHPETLEKFDKFKHLKTEAEMKASEDLKKHGNTVLTALGGILKKKGHHEAEVKHLAESHANKHKIPVKYLEFISDAIIHVLHAKHPSDFGADAQGAMSKALELFRNDMAAQYKVLGFQG from the exons ATGGGGCTCAGCGACGGGGAATGGCAGTTGGTGCTGAATGCCTGGGGGAAGGTGGAGGCTGATGTCGCAGGCCACGGGCAGGAGGTCCTCATCAG GCTCTTCACAGGTCATCCCGAGACCCTGGAGAAATTTGACAAGTTCAAGCACCtgaagacagaggctgagatgaagGCCTCCGAGGACCTGAAGAAGCATGGCAACACCGTGCTCACGGCCCTGGGGGGTATCCTGAAGAAGAAGGGTCACCACGAGGCGGAGGTGAAGCACCTGGCCGAGTCACACGCCAACAAGCACAAGATCCCTGTCAAGTACCTGGAG TTCATCTCGGACGCCATCATCCACGTTCTGCATGCCAAGCATCCTTCAGACTTCGGTGCTGATGCACAGGGCGCCATGAGCAAGGCCCTGGAACTGTTCCGGAACGACATGGCTGCCCAGTACAAGGTGCTGGGCTTCCAGGGCTAA